A region from the Lolium perenne isolate Kyuss_39 chromosome 4, Kyuss_2.0, whole genome shotgun sequence genome encodes:
- the LOC127304420 gene encoding uncharacterized protein, translating into MAAASSLSPWASILHGDLLRVIAGRVLEDDFLDYVRFRAVCTGWRSGTLCPRGRGVTDLRFHPRRWMMLTEGHGLYPGYGKLGGYVRLFNLYTGTFVRAKLPLFRNHCALDSVDGLLLLQRDEDTFICVLHPFTGDIAELPPLPTLLTQLDGDRNQVPECEKWFFIRYDICASVSCNAGITSVMLASHYQSRVAFATSQDRHWTVTSWKVPRSVRPLSFRGKLYVVHNQTPAIDATSTVLQIDHPLQDQIGLGSREPSPPNSNVALIHLSRFIISYVNDIELILGVMWGANA; encoded by the exons ATGGCGGCGGCCTCTTCTCTCTCTCCATGGGCGTCCATCCTTCATGGTGATCTGCTTCGCGTGATAGCGGGGCGTGTTTTGGAGGACGATTTCCTGGATTATGTTCGCTTCCGTGCCGTCTGCACCGGTTGGCGGTCCGGCACCCTCTGTCCGCGCGGCCGCGGCGTCACCGATCTGCGCTTCCACCCGCGCCGCTGGATGATGCTCACCGAGGGTCATGGCCTCTATCCTGGATATGGCAAGCTGGGTGGGTACGTCCGCTTATTCAACCTCTACACGGGAACCTTCGTCCGTGCCAAGCTCCCGTTGTTCAGAAACCACTGCGCGCTTGATAGTGTCGACGGCCTCCTCCTACTCCAAAGGGACGAAGACACCTTCATCTGTGTCCTCCACCCTTTCACTGGCGACATTGCAGAGCTCCCACCACTGCCCACCCTCCTCACTCAGCTGGATGGTGATCGCAACCAAGTACCTGAGTGTGAGAAGTGGTTCTTCATCAGATACGATATATGTGCTTCAGTTTCCTGCAATGCTGGGATTACCTCCGTCATGCTTGCATCCCATTATCAATCTCGTGTAGCCTTTGCTACCTCGCAGGACAGGCATTGGACTGTGACAAGCTGGAAGGTCCCACGGAGTGTTCGACCCTTGTCATTCCGTGGCAAGCTATATGTGGTTCATAACCAAACCCCTGCCATTGATGCTACATCAACTGTTCTCCAGATTGATCACCCCCTGCAGGATCAGATAGGCTTAGGCTCTCGAGAACCGTCACCACCGAA CAGTAATGTAGCTTTGATACATCTGTCACGATTCATCATCAGTTATGTCAATGACATTGAGTTGATATTGGGTGTCATGTGGGGAGCCAATGCCTGA
- the LOC127304419 gene encoding uncharacterized protein, giving the protein MTSCTRTRRLSAAATSDAAMAAASSLSPWASILHGDLLRVIAGRVLEDDFLDYVRFRAVCTGWRSGTLCPRGRGVTDLRFHPHRWMMLTEGHGLYPGYGKLGGYVRLFNLYTGTFVRAKLPLFRNHCALDSVDGLLLLQRDEDTFICVLHPFTGDIAELPPLPTLLTQLDGDRNQVPECEKWFFIRYDICASVSCNAGITSVMLASHYQSRVAFATSQDRHWTVTSWKVPRSVRPLSFRGKLYVVHNQTPAIDATSTVLQIDHPLQDQIGLGSREPSPPKLIATYQHISTRLRHCRDLSRFRAAGHDFVHKDAPALRGGNF; this is encoded by the exons ATGACTTCGTGCACAAGGACGCGCCGGCTCTCCGCGGCGGCAACTTCTGATGCTGCCATGGCGGCGGCCTCTTCTCTCTCTCCATGGGCGTCCATCCTTCATGGTGATCTGCTTCGCGTGATAGCGGGGCGTGTTTTGGAGGACGATTTCCTGGATTATGTTCGCTTCCGCGCCGTCTGCACCGGTTGGCGGTCCGGCACCCTCTGTCCGCGCGGCCGCGGCGTCACCGATCTGCGCTTCCACCCGCACCGCTGGATGATGCTCACCGAGGGTCATGGCCTCTATCCTGGATATGGCAAGCTGGGTGGGTACGTCCGCTTATTCAACCTCTACACGGGAACCTTCGTCCGTGCCAAGCTCCCGTTGTTCAGAAACCACTGCGCGCTTGATAGTGTCGACGGCCTCCTCCTACTCCAAAGGGACGAAGACACCTTCATCTGTGTCCTCCACCCTTTCACTGGCGACATTGCAGAGCTCCCACCACTGCCCACCCTCCTCACTCAGCTGGATGGTGATCGCAACCAAGTACCTGAGTGTGAGAAGTGGTTCTTCATCAGATACGATATATGTGCTTCAGTTTCCTGCAATGCTGGGATTACCTCCGTCATGCTTGCATCCCATTATCAATCTCGTGTAGCCTTTGCTACCTCGCAGGACAGGCATTGGACTGTGACAAGCTGGAAGGTCCCACGGAGTGTTCGACCCTTGTCATTCCGTGGCAAGCTATATGTGGTTCATAACCAAACCCCTGCCATTGATGCTACATCAACTGTTCTCCAGATTGATCACCCCCTGCAGGATCAGATAGGCTTAGGCTCTCGAGAACCGTCACCACCGAAGTTAATTGCCACAT ACCAGCATATTAGCACACGACTACGACACTGTCGAGATCTCTCCCGGTTCCGCGCCGCTGGCCATGACTTCGTGCACAAGGACGCGCCGGCGCTCCGCGGCGGCAACTTCTGA
- the LOC127302973 gene encoding uncharacterized protein — translation MSRKRPSEPQATTARARKRRLAAAVASDEVAPPSTSSPWACRLPGDMVRQIAMRVLAGDFLDYVRFRAVCTSWRSGTVCPRGRGVVDPHFHPRRWMMLPEGHGLYPGHGKLRGYVRFFNLDTGTFVRVKLPLFRNHCALESVNGLLLLQRDQDTAVRLLYPFTGDIAELPPLATLLTQLDNDLPVANPDPELSKWYYIRCGICASVSCTGGSIIVMLMFSRLRRLAFATSQDQQWTMPSWDIPVNRSTLSFRGKLFLAQSYPSSSGSLVFQIDPPLQPGSPPLPPKLIATCPADKLYCGFHLVECDSQILLVGHNNSSWSHFVIYKLEDLILETFTPVKSIGDRALFLANKCLSVSSKVLPTVMSETVVYNHPTDRSFAQYHLNTGAWSRPIDTCSLNGCNPGPRSLIQHVITCCIRDVWNKGLLCSEKESSEAGLLFWKVKRKLRFWS, via the exons ATGTCTAGGAAACGCCCTTCCGAGCCGCAGGCCACAACTGCGCGCGCAAGGAAGCGCCGCCTTGCCGCGGCGGTGGCCTCAGATGAAGTTGCACCCCCGTCCACCTCTTCCCCCTGGGCGTGTCGTCTTCCAGGGGATATGGTTCGCCAGATAGCGATGCGCGTGCTAGCCGGCGATTTTCTGGATTACGTCCGCTTCCGCGCTGTTTGCACCAGTTGGAGGTCCGGCACCGTCTGCCCGCGCGGCCGCGGGGTCGTCGATCCACACTTCCACCCGCGCCGCTGGATGATGCTGCCGGAGGGTCACGGTCTCTACCCCGGGCACGGCAAGCTGCGCGGCTATGTCCGTTTCTTCAACCTTGACACGGGAACCTTCGTCCGAGTCAAGCTCCCGCTTTTCAGGAACCACTGCGCTCTTGAATCTGTCAACGGCCTCCTTCTTCTCCAGAGAGACCAAgacaccgccgtccgcctcctctacCCTTTCACAGGAGACATTGCTGAGCTCCCACCGCTTGCCACCCTCCTAACTCAGCTGGACAATGATCTTCCTGTTGCAAATCCTGATCCCGAGCTGTCAAAATGGTACTACATCAGATGCGGTATATGCGCTTCCGTTTCCTGCACCGGTGGATCCATCATCGTCATGCTTATGTTCAGTCGTCTGCGGCGTCTGGCCTTCGCCACCTCCCAGGACCAGCAATGGACCATGCCAAGCTGGGATATCCCGGTTAATAGGTCAACCTTGTCATTCCGAGGCAAGCTATTCTTGGCGCAATCTTATCCTAGCTCTAGTGGATCATTGGTTTTCCAGATTGACCCTCCCCTGCAGCCTGgttcgccgccgctgccgccaaagCTGATCGCCACATGTCCGGCAGATAAGCTCTACTGCGGTTTCCATCTGGTAGAGTGCGACTCGCAGATCCTGCTTGTTGGCCATAACAATAGCTCTTGGTCGCACTTTGTGATTTACAAACTTGAGGACCTTATCTTGGAAACATTTACCCCGGTGAAAAGCATTGGTGACCGTGCTCTCTTCCTCGCGAACAAGTGCCTCAGTGTCTCCTCTAAGGTGCTGCCTACTGTCATGTCTGAAACTGTTGTCTACAACCATCCAACTGATCGTTCTTTTGCACAATACCATCTCAATACTGGTGCTTGGTCTCGACCAATCGACACGTGCAGTCTAAATGGCTGTAACCCGGGTCCTCGTAGCCTCATCCAGCACGTCATTACCTGCTGCATTCGCGATGTCTG GAACAAAGGGCTGTTATGTTCGGAAAAGGAATCAAGTGAAGCTGGATTGCTTTTTTGGAAGGTGAAGAGAAAGCTCCGTTTTTGG TCATGA